One segment of Alligator mississippiensis isolate rAllMis1 chromosome 13, rAllMis1, whole genome shotgun sequence DNA contains the following:
- the DEXI gene encoding dexamethasone-induced protein, translating into MPAAVSAHLESLESRAFHALRVLPYMFYVGLFFVNVLILYYAFLMEYIVLNVGIVFLPEDMDQALVELGVLSDPGSVLYDTDSELDVFDGYLE; encoded by the coding sequence ATGCCCGCCGCCGTCTCCGCACATCTGGAGTCGCTGGAGTCTCGGGCCTTCCATGCGCTGCGGGTGCTGCCCTATATGTTTTACGTGGGCTTGTTCTTTGTCAACGTGCTGATCCTGTACTATGCGTTTCTCATGGAGTACATCGTCCTCAACGTAGGCATCGTCTTCCTGCCCGAGGACATGGACCAGGCGCTGGTGGAGCTGGGCGTGCTGTCGGACCCCGGCTCCGTGCTCTACGACACGGACAGCGAGCTGGACGTCTTCGATGGCTACCTGGAGTaa